In Panthera leo isolate Ple1 chromosome F3, P.leo_Ple1_pat1.1, whole genome shotgun sequence, one genomic interval encodes:
- the AQP10 gene encoding aquaporin-10, with protein sequence MLHSQPLADVKGRLRIRSHLARQCLAEFLGVFVLMLLTQGAGAQAVTSGETKGNFFTMFLAGSLAVTVAIYVGGNVSGAHLNPAFSLAMCLLGRLPWAKFPVYCLVQLLSAFCASGATYAVYYDALQNYTGGNLTVTGPKETASIFATYPAPYLSLNNGFLDQVLGTGILIVGILAILDTRNKGVPAGLEPVAVGLLILAIGLSLGANCGFPLNPARDLGPRLFTYVAGWGPEVFSAGNGWWWVPVVAPLVGATLGTATYQLLVALHHPEEKSEPALDLEFAQHTA encoded by the exons ATGTTGCATAGCCAGCCCTTGGCCGACGTCAAGGGCCGGCTCCGGATCCGCAGCCACCTGGCCCGGCAGTGCCTGGCAGAGTTTCTGGGTGTATTTGTGCTCATG ttGCTCACCCAgggggctggagcccaggccGTCACCAGTGGAGAAACGAAAGGCAACTTCTTCACCATGTTTCTGGCTGGCTCTCTGGCCGTGACCGTAGCCATCTACGTGGGTGGTAACGTTTCAG GGGCCCACCTGAACCCAGCCTTCTCCCTGGCCATGTGCCTGCTGGGACGCCTCCCCTGGGCCAAGTTCCCCGTTTACTGCTTGGTGCAGCTTCTATCTGCTTTCTGTGCCTCTGGAGCCACCTATGCTGTCTACTACG ATGCCCTACAGAACTATACAGGCGGGAACCTGACGGTGACCGGCCCCAAGGAGACAGCCTCCATCTTTGCCACCTATCCTGCCCCTTACCTGTCCCTGAACAATGGCTTCCTGGATCAG GTGCTGGGCACGGGGATCCTGATTGTGGGGATCCTGGCCATCCTGGACACACGGAACAAGGGAGTGCCTGCAGGTCTGGAGCCTGTGGCTGTGGGGCTGCTGATCCTGGCCATCGGGCTATCCCTGGGTGCCAACTGTGGGTTCCCACTCAACCCTGCCCGGGACCTGGGCCCACGGCTTTTCACCTACGTGGCTGGCTGGGGCCCTGAAGTCTTCAG TGCTGGTAATGGCTGGTGGTGGGTGCCTGTGGTGGCCCCTCTGGTGGGGGCGACTCTTGGCACAGCCACATACCAGCTGCTGGTGGCTCTCCACCACCCCGAGGAGAAGTCAGAGCCGGCTCTGGATCTAGAGTTTGCCCAACATACAGCCTGA